AAGGGTCTTCTTTGTAATTATAGTCTCCTATATTAGCAATCCCATCACTCCAGCTTATTTCAGATTTACTTTCGTCTATAGCTTTAATTACTTTTAGGGCATTGATAGCATAAAAACCTTCTATAGAAAAAGGCTCTGAGTTTTTATGCCAGTTTTTTAGAGTAACTTTTACAGGTTCAAAGTCGTCAGGACAAACTTCAAGTATTTTATCTATAATATCTTTCTGAAATATAGGGCCCATAGAGCTAGCAAGAATATATCGAAATTTTTTTACCTCATTTGGATCTACCTTTTTTTTAAATCCTAGTTCTATATAAGCATTATTACCTAACCTATTAAGTTTATATTTTGAGCTTATGCTTAAAAATTGTTCACGATCTTTGTAACCCAACCATAAGCGCATTGGATACCTACCTCCTGTCCAGATCTCAAGTGGTTTTGTGCCGTTGAATCTTTCTTGATATTTCTCCCAGTTAATATTGTAGAGATCCTTTAGTGTTTTTGATAGAGTCTTTTCATCTTTTGATAGAGCCATCTTTTACCTTTTCCAATAATGGTTTTGCATTATTAAGCTTTATAGTGCCATTTTCTAGGCCTTGCCTTGTTTGTCCTATTAATTCAATGATTTTATTTTTATATTGCTCCTGAGACCAACTCTCTGCTGTACCTAAAGTAGTAAGTTCTTTAGCTTTTTTTAGTAAGGGGTCGATATACTCTTTGCTGTTGTGTTTACCGCTGTGAATCATTCTAGCTGTAGGATAGAGACCTTTAGCAACGCCGTCAGGTAAATGTGTAAGGTTAACTTTATCGTTTATGTTCATACCACCTAAGGTTAGTAAATCTTCAAACTCAGATACAGCTTTTGGTAGTATATGGTGGCTTTGCATATGCGCTATGCCTTCAACTACTCCGTTTTTATCTACTTGTATTATACCAGCAAAGTACTTTTTGACATCACTTGGTAGCTCATTAAATTTAGTTTTATTGAAAACAGCTTCTTCAATTGCCGAAATACCTGTATCAAAGAATTTTTGGCCTTTTTTATTTAATGGATTTAGTATCTCTGCTATTTTCTCGGTACTAGTGAATATCTTACTCTTGGCACTGCCTATAAACTCATCCGGAATATGTGGCAATTTACCTTTACCTTTGATTGCATAGTATGTCTTATTAATAAGAGCACCAGCTGTAAATCCTAATATGTATTCTGCTACTTTTCTTTGTCCAGAAGTAGAATGCTCGTCAATGCATTCTTTACAGTCCTTCATTTTGTTTATTACTGCTGCAACATTTTCATCTCCAAAAAGTTTCCTAGCGCCTTCTAAAGCGTAAGCAAAGCCTGTGCCTAGCGTAGCGTAAACAGAGGCTTTGACTTTAGGTAAGTTATTAGATATCACGTTGCCGATCTTGCCTTCTACATATGATACCAAGTTACCAACGCCGTCGGGAACTGCTCCTGACCAGCTTGTTTTTCCGCTTTCTAAATTATGCTTTGTTTCAGCCCAATAGGACTCAAAACTTTTGTTGCCATTTGCTATATCATCTCTGACCCCATTTAGTGAAGCTACCATGTTATCAGCAAAAACTTTTTTAATGCCTGTATTTTGGTCAGATACTTTTTTCCACTCTGCTATTGATAGGTCGATTTTAACTAAATCGGAGGCATGCTCCAAAACTTCGTCATTTTGTATGTCAGTAGCATTGTAGCCTAATTCGTTGGCTTTAATTAAGATTAATGCAGATGTTACCCTCTCCTTATCGATAGCTGAAGAATCAGGAATCTCTTCAGAGAATGCTGTATCGATCTCATCAGCTAGTTGATCAAAAGGATCTAGATCTTGCTCTGAAATGTTAGGATCGTCTTGATTCAGCTCCTCTTTTGACTCGCTTTGTATGGTATCAAAGATTAAAGGTTTATATTTTAGGCCCACTGTTTCAAAAACGCTGCGTAATGTTTGGTTAACATTATCTATGCATCTTGATGGTAGATTTTTCAGGCTAAGATCTACTTCACTCAATTTTTCATGATTAGGATGAGCATATGAAACATCTAGAAAATGTTCTCCATTTTTATATTTAAAATTGTACGTGTCACCAAATAGTTGGTTCTTTCTATCCCAGCTGCCACTTATCCCAAAGCCAAAGCCACGACCGTTTTCTTCTTGATAATGATTTGCAGAAAATCCTGTATTAGATACACTAACTCCAGTAAAACTCATTTCCTCATGAGTCTTACCTTCAGGCTTGGTTAAATTCATACTTTCAGCCTTAATATCAGCTTCTGCTTGAATGTTAAGAGCACCCTCTATACTGTCACTTTCTACGTATAACTCATCGAACATTGCTTCGCTTATTGCATAAGTAGTATCGCTGCGTTCGTAATGGCTTGCGCTGGCACTAGCGCTTACCCATGGGCAAGGGGAAATAATATTACCTCCAGCAAGTGCCATTACCCCTCTTACACTTGAATAAATATTGGATATAGTGTTGATGCCAGCAAAATCTCCTCCTTTGTCTAAATTAGAAATAGTGTATTTTATAGTTTTTGTAGTACCACTTATATTTTCCTGAACCCCTAGTTTTAGCCCAACACTTACCTCTACCGTATCTGATTCAACTGATCTAATAAGCTCTATCGCTTTTGCTATCCATTTTTTTGCTTTGATTTTACCTTTAGAGCCTTGAATGGCACTGCTAATCTGATTAAGCTCATCTGCTTCTATATCTACTCTACTGCGGCCAATTATAGCTGAAGGAGCAAGATGTTGTTCCACTACGGTCGTGTTAGTATAAGTATACTTACTCTCAATTCCAGCAGACAGTTCACCTTTGCCACAAGTAAAAGCAAGACGTAAGCTATGTTTCTTAATCCACATGTTGTGAAAGTTAGTTCCAACAAGTGCTTCAAGCTCTATTTGTTTTGCCTTCATAGTTACTGCGTCAGCATTAATTTGGCTTGCTTGTAACCAAATTTTGCCATCCGCAATAACATATGCATGACCAGCAACAAAAACCTCCACACCTTCTATGTTTTGATTGCTTGTGTTACTGCCATAATTTTTAATACTACTAAAAAAAAGTATACCTCTAATTTTTTGACCTTCAACTGATACGCTATGATTTAAAGTTATACCTGTAAAGTGATAATCTTTAGCTTCCATGCCTAACTCAGAGGTAATAATCCTAGCAGCAGTGGCCTTAAATAAATTATCTACATCAATTTCTAATGTATCACTAATTATTTGTACAGTATGAGCAGTTTGAATTATTTCAATTTTTTCCTCCCAATCATCAAGTGAATATTTTTTGCCACGTTGCTCTTCTCTTTTATTCTCGGTAACAGTTGCTCCGAAATCTACATCAGAAGCTCTAATAAATAGATCTTTGATTTTTAAAGTAGCGTGATCAATAACTAGATCTCCATCTATAACTATTAATGCCTCTTCTGCATCAATGATCTGATTAGTAACATAGCTTATATCAGTTGTTATAACAGTTTTACCAAAATCATAGCGATTAAACTCTGCTCGTATATTTGGGGTAATTTTGGCGTTATTTTTAAAGGAGGCAAATAACCGACCTGCGCTAATTCAACTATCTGAGATAGTTAAAGAATCTCCTGACAAAGCTGCTACATCTCTTATAATTATGTTTATTTGATCAAATTTAACCTTAGGAGCTGCAACAACAAGATTTTTGATATCTATATTATTTCCTTTTAAAGCAACTTCATTTCTGGGTGCGCCTATCTTACCATCTATCCAATGTCCACATTTCCATAAAGGACCATCAGCATAATATGAACAGTTCATCCAATTCTCACCTCTAGCATCCCAAGTCCAGCAAATCATATTTTGCATAAATTCGAACTCTTGCCAATATTCTAATGCCGCTCTAAGTGCCAGACGTTGTACCGCATAGTCTGTTTTGCCATTCGAAAAAGTAGGAACACCTCCATCACGGCATTCTGGATTATAAAATACATTAGGTTTATTTGGAGCCTTATCAATTGAAGGGAAACCGAATTCAGTAAACCATATAGGTTTCATCTTAGGTTGCCATAAAGTTTTATCATTTCCAATCCAATGCTCATTGTGCCACCAATCATGTAAATTCTTCCACTGGTTCCAAGGCTCAGATTTCTTAAACTCTATCTTACGATCACCATCAAAATAGAATTCACATCCCTCACCATTAGTAAATCCTTTCCCTATTTCTTCCAAACTAAACCGCGATTCTTGAGAATGAGTGAGAGGAAAATATGCATCAATTCCCACAAAATCTATATTTTGGTTAGCCCATAACTCATCAAGAGGTCTAAAGTATCCACCTACGCTATGATATTCTGACCAATCTGCTGCATAACTAATCTTTACGTCTGGTCCTAATATCTCTCTGACTAACCCTGCAAGTTCAATTAGTTTTTTGACAAAAGGAAACAGATTATCTTCAGTTTTAAGTGAAGTAAGTCCAATCAGCTCAGAACCAATAATAAATGCATCTACCCTACCTGCAACTAACTCTGCGTAGTGCAAGATAAAAGGTCTATATTGGTTCTCATAAAAGTTCTGAACATCTTCGACTGTCACTTGCTCATCTTTACCTATCCATCCTCGCCATGGCTTACCAATTTGATTCACCATAATCAATGGGTAAAAAATTATCTTAAATCCAAGTTCTTGAGCATGTTTTAAGTATTCAATGACGCTGGCATCATTTATTGTTCCACCGTATATAGATCTCTCATCTACTTGGTTAATTTTCATGGGAAAATTACACGAACTTGTATATTCTCCTACTTGCCAAGAGTCAATTTTAGGGTGCTTAGGGTTCTCCAAAAGGTTTGTATCAATTCCTGGTATGATTTTACAGGTTTTCAAATCCAGACTACTTGCAAACCAAGCTACCACAGGAGATATCCATTCCACATTAGGCAAGTCTTGTTTTAACCTATCTAAGCTATCAAAAGCTTCGTCAAGAACATATTCCCCACAGCCTGGTATAACTGTTATTCCTGGTAATAACTTTCTTACTTGTTCTTCATCTTCATCGAGCATGCACCTAGCTGTTAAACTCTCTGCCTGGAAATTTTCAATCCAAACTTGGGGACGAGTAGTATCAATATGACATTGACCTATATTTAAACCATCAGCAACCAGATGAATACCAGGACATTTGATTTCAAGTTGATCCACAAAGACCTTATATCGATTTGGGACAAAATAAAGGATATTAAAGTTGTAAGTAGTAATTTGTAATTTAGGAATATGTATTTCTTGAGATTCTGCTCCTTTGACTTGTATATTTATAGACGCACCTTCAAAAGCATACAGGTCAAGAGATAAAGGATTTTCGGCGTCAAAGTAATTATCTAAAGCGAGTAGTCCAGCAGATTCTTGAAGTAAATCATCAAAACAAACTTTCATTCTTAATACTCTAAAAGACTTTAGTACCTACATTACTAGATTTTAAACTCGCTATAAGGCAAAAGTTTTATGTTATCAATAAGTATTTATTGTTAATAACTTATTATCATATACATCCTAATTTAAGAATATATTGATTATAATAATACAATACTGCTTTTTATTTTACTAGTAGTTTATATACTTTTTATTAATGAGATAAGCTTGAAATTACTTTAGGTAGATTTTGAAAAGTTTTTAAGATAAGTCTATTTTTAACACTAGACTGAGGCTTTTTATTCTCTTGAATGCATAATCAGATATTGGGTAGTTAATTTTTAGACTAAATCATTCAAAATATATCAATTACATTAACTTTCAGATACCCTATTGCGCGTTACGTACCTTTGCACCCCTGAACCCTATATAGGAGGTAATTTTTAAGATATTCTATGAATAAAAGATTATATCCTATATATGTTTACTACATCTTTATCACTTTGTTAACAGTGCCATACTTTCTTCCAGTCTTGGGTAATAATGAAAGCTGGGGCCAAATCCGCAATGGAGGGGGTATTTTTGGAGGTTTAGGAGCGTTTTCTTGAAAATTATCTCGTTTATTTCTGATCGCATAAGTGTTATTATGTGATTAAATTATACCTATTAAAAGCCATCTAAACGATATAAGAGAGGTTTTGATATATCTGAAAACTGAGCGTATAATAAGCCTATCTTAAAAACACAAAACACTATTGAGTAATTATTTGTTTGGACCATAATTTTTCTAAAAATGTCTTTAAGGGTAATACATAAATAGATAAATTTTCAAAATTCACTAACCTGGAGGTGCTTTCTAAAGAGATGACATAAGCTTTTTGTATTTGGTACTCCTGCATAAATACTTTCAAATTTTTGAATTCTGTATGATGAACATTAGAAGATATTTTAACTTCTATAGGTATAGTTCTTCCTTCTTTGAGCGTTACAATAAAATCCACTTCTAAACCTGATTTGCTACGCCAATAATTAATTTGATAATCCAGATCACAAAGATGTATATAGTTCTTAAGTTCCATAAAAATATAATGCTCCAGAGCCTTACCAGCTTCAGGACCTTTAGCTTCGGTAATACTTTTATGCATTATCTTATTTGCAATCCCTACATCAAATAAGTAAAATTTTGGAGTTGCTGTAATGATCTCTCTTCCTGCTTTTTTAGCATATGGCAGCACAAAATCTCCTACTAGAGTATCAACTAAAATTTGATAGTATTCTTTAACAGTTTTGGCATCTATAGCGCAATCTCTAGCTATATTAGAATAATTAATTAACTCACCGTGGTTATAAGCAATGCTATCTATAAATTTATTAAATGCTGCAATATTACGTACTAAAGCTTCAGCTTGTATTTCTTGAGTTAGATAATCTTCTACGTACGCTTTAAGTAATTTACTAGAGTTTGAATTTTTATAATGAGACGGGATGAGGCCATCATTAAAAATATTTATTAAGTCAAAGTTATTACTAATTTCAGGAAAACACAAAGGTCCTAAATTGTATTTAATAGCTCTACCTCCGAGCAGATTAATACTATGTTTCTTTAACTTTCTAGCACTTGATCCACAAAGTATAAAATAACAGTTTGTATTCTCTATTAACCAGTGCACTTCATCAAGTAATGCAGGTACTTTCTGGATTTCATCTATGATAATAGGGTGAAATAATTTATCCTCATCTAATGCTAAGATTTCTTCCCTAAGTAAGAAGGGACGTTTTAGATATTTTAGAAACAAGTCAGTTTTTAGTAAGTCATAATAAACAGATTTAGGAAACTTATTTTTTAAATAAGTTGACTTACCAACTTTTCTAGGACCCCATAAAAAAGCCGATTGTCTTTCCATTACATGCATTTCTAGATATCTGGTATACATAATATTTTAAATCAGGATAATATTCCTAGATAGTAAGCTTTTTTTGGATTAAAGTCCATAATTATTTCTTTATAAAATAATAAAAAGGAATCATGTAAAAAGATTTATCACATTAAAATACTAAAAAACCAATTATAAATTAGAGTTAAAAATAGGTTTGTTTAGAGGAGTTTGGTCCACATTTATTATACGATCAGTTTTTTGATAGATAATTTAGGATAAAAACACCTTTTATGCGATCAGTTAGGTATTAATACATCGTATAATAACACTTATGCGATCAGAAATAAACGAGATAATTTTCAAGAAAATGCTCCTAAACCTTCAAAAATACCCACTCCATTGCGGATTTGGCCCCAGCTTTCATTATTACACCATCTTGAGTTCGTAGAAATCCCTCATCAGAAAAACTAAAGCGATTAGGGGTGCTAGGACTGGCTACTGGATCTGGACTTGTTGGAGTATTGACGGGATTAGGACTTTCTAACTCATCTTGTTGTAAAGAATTGTTTCTCGAAAGATTAAGAGATAACTTTTTCCTATTGTTTTTTACAGCTTGATCTGCAACTTTATCGCTTAGTTTTGGATCCTCTTGATCATCGTTTTGAGCCATATAATAACCCTTTTGATTTTAATTCAAATCAATTATAAATTAAAAATAGATTATGGGTTTGAGAAAGCAGTGTTTATACCTATAATAATTCAAAAAAGTGCTTATGTTACCATAGGTAAATATTACGTTAAGAGTAGAGAGATTCGCCTAGTAATGAGTACTCATGATGGTTATGGATGAAAGGAACATCGTCTTGGATAGAATGGATGAGGGATTGGTATTCGGACTCAAAAGGAGGAGTATAAGCGATAGAAAGGAGATGGATGATTTCGGTATGGACCTTTTGTAGTAGTAACTTTATAGATGAAATATGATCTTTTAGTGGGGCTAAATATAAAGACATTCTTTTTCCTCTAGCTTATAATAGAGAAAGGGGTTTGAGGTTAGGAGTAAGCGAAAATTGCGTAATGTATGCTCTTAAGAAATTAAAGGTGATATATATTCGACCTTTGTCAGGAGATGAGACTAAAGATAGGCGTAAATTCTGTTTTTTACCGGAAAAAGCTTTAAACGGTGGAGCTATTAAGTTATTAAAAGAATTTTACTAAGGCGTTTTTAGCATATATTTAACATTAAAATTATAAAGTGCCACTTAAGCTTAAACTAAAAGAATCTAGTTCTGTAGAGCAGGAACTAAAAAAATTGCAAGATAAATTGCAAAATGCTACTCGTGCTACAGAACGAGAGAGTGAAACTTCTAAAACGTTCGATTCTAGTTCTTCTAGACCAGATTTTAAGAATATGCTAAAAAAACTCAATAAAAGATATCCTAAACTTTTTCCTTTGAAAGGACCTAGACCAGCTTTAAAGAAAGGTATAAAAAATGATCTGGCATCTTTTTTTGAGGATATATCTAAGACTAAAATATATAAATTTTTATACTGGTATACCTTTTCTAAAGCTTATTGTGAAACTCATATCGCCGGAACGCCAAGATATAATTTAGATTATAAAGTAGTAGGGTATATAACGGAAGAAGAGTCGAAAGGATTAAGGGACGAAGTAGAAAAAATGAACACAACAAAAAAAAGCTCTTCAATCTAAAAATGTATATACAAAAAATTTTATGTTGTATAAAAAGGGTAATAATGAAAGCTCGGGCCAAATCCGCAATGGAGTGGGTATTTTTGAAGGTTTAGGAGCATTTTCTTGAAAATTATCTCGTTTATTTCTGATCGCATAAGTGTTATTACACGATGTATTAATACCTAACTGATGGCATAATAGGTATTTTTATGCTGGATTATTTATGAAAAAACTGATCGTATAATAAAGTATGCTCAAAATTAAAGAAATTGAGGACTTTGCAAATTATCAAAAACAACTGAATAAGTCTGAAACTACAATCATTAATTACAAGCAAGATATAATACTTTTTGCGAAGTGGTTTGAAGAAAGTAATAATTACACATTTGCTGTATATAAAGTGACACCAACAGATCTTCGTTTATATAAACAGTATTTAATGGATAAAGAATTTAAGCCTAATTCCATTAATAGGAAAATGCTAAGCTTAAAATATTTTATGAAGTGGGGTGTTAATGCTAAAAAAAGTAGAACATCAATTACCTTTTCCTAGGCTTCTTAAAGATAATAATAATACTGCTAGATGGCTTAACCGTATTGAACAAAATTCTTTGCTAAGGCTTTTTGAAAGGTATGGCAGAACTAGAGATATAGCTATTATCAAAATCTTGCTAAATACAGGTATCAGAATCAAAGAATTATGTAATTTAAAATGGAAGCACGTGATTCTATTTAA
Above is a genomic segment from Candidatus Phycorickettsia trachydisci containing:
- a CDS encoding AHH domain-containing protein, whose amino-acid sequence is MEAKDYHFTGITLNHSVSVEGQKIRGILFFSSIKNYGSNTSNQNIEGVEVFVAGHAYVIADGKIWLQASQINADAVTMKAKQIELEALVGTNFHNMWIKKHSLRLAFTCGKGELSAGIESKYTYTNTTVVEQHLAPSAIIGRSRVDIEADELNQISSAIQGSKGKIKAKKWIAKAIELIRSVESDTVEVSVGLKLGVQENISGTTKTIKYTISNLDKGGDFAGINTISNIYSSVRGVMALAGGNIISPCPWVSASASASHYERSDTTYAISEAMFDELYVESDSIEGALNIQAEADIKAESMNLTKPEGKTHEEMSFTGVSVSNTGFSANHYQEENGRGFGFGISGSWDRKNQLFGDTYNFKYKNGEHFLDVSYAHPNHEKLSEVDLSLKNLPSRCIDNVNQTLRSVFETVGLKYKPLIFDTIQSESKEELNQDDPNISEQDLDPFDQLADEIDTAFSEEIPDSSAIDKERVTSALILIKANELGYNATDIQNDEVLEHASDLVKIDLSIAEWKKVSDQNTGIKKVFADNMVASLNGVRDDIANGNKSFESYWAETKHNLESGKTSWSGAVPDGVGNLVSYVEGKIGNVISNNLPKVKASVYATLGTGFAYALEGARKLFGDENVAAVINKMKDCKECIDEHSTSGQRKVAEYILGFTAGALINKTYYAIKGKGKLPHIPDEFIGSAKSKIFTSTEKIAEILNPLNKKGQKFFDTGISAIEEAVFNKTKFNELPSDVKKYFAGIIQVDKNGVVEGIAHMQSHHILPKAVSEFEDLLTLGGMNINDKVNLTHLPDGVAKGLYPTARMIHSGKHNSKEYIDPLLKKAKELTTLGTAESWSQEQYKNKIIELIGQTRQGLENGTIKLNNAKPLLEKVKDGSIKR
- a CDS encoding glycoside hydrolase TIM-barrel-like domain-containing protein; its protein translation is MKVCFDDLLQESAGLLALDNYFDAENPLSLDLYAFEGASINIQVKGAESQEIHIPKLQITTYNFNILYFVPNRYKVFVDQLEIKCPGIHLVADGLNIGQCHIDTTRPQVWIENFQAESLTARCMLDEDEEQVRKLLPGITVIPGCGEYVLDEAFDSLDRLKQDLPNVEWISPVVAWFASSLDLKTCKIIPGIDTNLLENPKHPKIDSWQVGEYTSSCNFPMKINQVDERSIYGGTINDASVIEYLKHAQELGFKIIFYPLIMVNQIGKPWRGWIGKDEQVTVEDVQNFYENQYRPFILHYAELVAGRVDAFIIGSELIGLTSLKTEDNLFPFVKKLIELAGLVREILGPDVKISYAADWSEYHSVGGYFRPLDELWANQNIDFVGIDAYFPLTHSQESRFSLEEIGKGFTNGEGCEFYFDGDRKIEFKKSEPWNQWKNLHDWWHNEHWIGNDKTLWQPKMKPIWFTEFGFPSIDKAPNKPNVFYNPECRDGGVPTFSNGKTDYAVQRLALRAALEYWQEFEFMQNMICWTWDARGENWMNCSYYADGPLWKCGHWIDGKIGAPRNEVALKGNNIDIKNLVVAAPKVKFDQINIIIRDVAALSGDSLTISDS
- a CDS encoding ATP-binding protein encodes the protein MYTRYLEMHVMERQSAFLWGPRKVGKSTYLKNKFPKSVYYDLLKTDLFLKYLKRPFLLREEILALDEDKLFHPIIIDEIQKVPALLDEVHWLIENTNCYFILCGSSARKLKKHSINLLGGRAIKYNLGPLCFPEISNNFDLINIFNDGLIPSHYKNSNSSKLLKAYVEDYLTQEIQAEALVRNIAAFNKFIDSIAYNHGELINYSNIARDCAIDAKTVKEYYQILVDTLVGDFVLPYAKKAGREIITATPKFYLFDVGIANKIMHKSITEAKGPEAGKALEHYIFMELKNYIHLCDLDYQINYWRSKSGLEVDFIVTLKEGRTIPIEVKISSNVHHTEFKNLKVFMQEYQIQKAYVISLESTSRLVNFENLSIYVLPLKTFLEKLWSKQIITQ
- a CDS encoding ProQ/FINO family protein, whose amino-acid sequence is MPLKLKLKESSSVEQELKKLQDKLQNATRATERESETSKTFDSSSSRPDFKNMLKKLNKRYPKLFPLKGPRPALKKGIKNDLASFFEDISKTKIYKFLYWYTFSKAYCETHIAGTPRYNLDYKVVGYITEEESKGLRDEVEKMNTTKKSSSI
- a CDS encoding site-specific integrase, which codes for MLKIKEIEDFANYQKQLNKSETTIINYKQDIILFAKWFEESNNYTFAVYKVTPTDLRLYKQYLMDKEFKPNSINRKMLSLKYFMKWGVNAKKSRTSITFS